Part of the Clostridium sporogenes genome, TATGAAGACTATTATAAAGTAAGAGTAAAATCCTTAAAAGGTAATTTAGAAGGAATAATTGATCTTACAGCTATAAGAGATAAAGAATACTTATCACAAATTTATAATGAAAATGGCAAGCTTAAAGAACCTATAAAAGCTGAAGTTTTATTCCTTAGTAATTTATCCCCTTTAAGTTTAAATGGTTCTGATAGCTTTAATCTGCTTACCCATCAAAGAATTATAGGTCTTTATAATGCTGATACTCTAGGTTCAGTAGAATCTATTCTTAAGTGGGATGGTTATCAATTTTACTCTATTGTGACTCAACTTGTAGTATTGATGTAAAAATATCTTTAATTAAAACCTATAAAAACAAAGAATTAAGCCTTATCTAAATATTGTGTGAAACTATTTAGGTAAGGCTATTTATATTCTATAAAAAACTTTTAGAACATAGATCTAAGACAATATTTATTATATAAAATTTCTTTTCAGCTTAAAAATACTTATTAAAAATTAAAACAACTTAAAAACACTTAAAAATACTTGATAAATTACTTATAATAACTTATAATTAACTTATAATATTTCTGATCTGGAGGTATAAAGTTTTGTATCAAGAAGAAAGAATGAATAAAATATTAGAATATTTAAAAATAAATAAACGAATAAAAGTAGATGAAATATGTAAAATGTGCAATGTTTCAAGAGATACTGCAAGACGAGACCTTGTAAATCTTGAAAAAGAAGGAGCAATTCTTCGAACCCATGGTGGTGCCATATTACCTAATACAAGAGGTAAAGTAAAAAACTATGAGGACCGACTTCTTGCTTATCCAGCTGAAAAAAAACTTATAGCAAAACTTGCAACATCTTTAATCAAAAGTACAGATAAATTAATAATGGATTCATCAACTACAGTACAAATTTTTGCAGAAATGCTTGAAGTAGATAATTTATCTATTATAACAAATTCAATAAATTTGGCACATACATTATCAAAAAAAACTAATATAGACATTCATTTATTAGGAGGAATCTTAGATTGTGAATATAAATTTTTATATGGTCCTAGTACCATAGATATGCTTTCCAATTATTTTGCTGATAAAGCATGTATAGGTGCCCTTGGAATATCAGAAAAAGGTATAACTGTAGCTCATGCAGAGGATGCTTCTGTTATGAAAAAAATGATTGAACAATCTAATGAAACTATAGTTTTAGTAGACCACAGTAAATTTGGTAACAATGGTTTTTTTAAAGTATGTGATTTATGTGATATTGATTTAATAGTTACAGATAAATTGCCAAATAAAGATTTAACTAAAATATTTGAAGAAAATAACATAGATATTATGGCTGTAAATGAGAAAGGTTAAGGTGCATAATGATGAAGTTAATAGCATTAGATTTAGATGGTACTCTATTAAATAATAAAAGCATCATAAGTAATGAAAATAGAGATGCCATTAGATATGCTCAAAATAAAGGAGTAGAAATCACAATTTCTACAGGACGCCCTCATTTTGATGTGTGTTCTATATGTGAAAAAGCAAATATATCTACACATATAATTGGAAATAATGGTGCTTCTATTCATTTTAAAGATAAGAAAAAATTATACTCTATAGATATAGATAAAAACGATGTAAAAGAAATATTACATTGGTTAACTGATAAAAACTTTTATTATGAGGTATCTACAAATAAAGCTATTTATACTCCTTTTAATGGAAAAAATATGTTGAAAATAGAGGCAGATAAAGTAATTAGCAGCAATCCTAGATCTGTAAACATAGAAGAAATATATGAATCCTGTGAAAAGCAATTTATCCAATCAGGCTTTGTTTTTGTAGATAATTATGAAGAAATATTAAGTAAAGATGATGATTTTTATAATATACTTGCATTTTCTTTTGATGAAAAAAAGAGAAAAGCTGGTATGGATTACTTTAAAACCTCAGATAAATTTTCAGTGTTCTCTTCTGGGGATCATAACTTTGAAATAGTTAACAAAAATACTTCAAAGGGAGCTTCACTAGAAAGATTAGCCTCAAATTTAAGCATATCCCTAGAGGAAACTATGGCCTTTGGTGATAATTATAATGATATATCTATGTTTGAAAAGGTAAAATATAGTGTTGCTATGGGCAATGCAGATGAAAATATTAAATCAATATGTAAACTGGTCGCAGATACTAATCATAACAATGGAGTAGCAAAAATGATTTATAAATTCATTGGCTAACTTTGTAGAATATATTAAAACAATAAAAATTAATTAATCTCTTGTGGGCGTGACCTTTTGGGCGTAACCATAAGTTATTAATAGGGACAGGAATATTATATCCTGTCCTTTTAATTACATATTTTAAAGTTAACCTTATTTTATTCAATTAAACTACACCTAATTTATACATACATTCCTATAGGCATTATATGTATGGCTGGTGCCTTTATTTCTGTTATGATACTCTTAGGTGTAACTATGTTATTATTTCTAAGTATATCTAAGTATGGCTCTATTGAATCAAACTCAACGTATTCTCCTGGAATTAAATTATTATTAAAAATATCCTAATCTGTAATATACCTTAGCATATTCTTATTTATGAGAGCATTTCTTAAATCATAAAACAAATAAAACTTAGTATATATTGATTTACTTTCTATAAATCCGTCTATTACTATAGGATAAATATCTGATAACATCTTCTCATTTAAATAAATAGGCATAGGTATTAATTCATTCAAAGATGATCTGATTTAATTAATCAGACTTTTCACCTACCTTATATATTGATACTTATCATATTTATATATACTTTATAAAAAAATTATAAATTACTTTTTCGTTATACTTATCTTAAGGGAATCTTTCCTATAATATTTATAAAAATTTTCATATCCGTAATACAATTTCACATTATCATTTTCTTTGAACATAAAAATCTTCCAACATATCACATAATATATTTAGAGGATTTTTCATCATTAATTATTTTTATTTCTTAATATATAAAGCCTTTACACTAATAATTAAACAAATCTATTTAATTATTGTTATTATTTAAAGCAACATCTTCTATTTTAGACCTTTCATGTCTAAAGGTTAATCCTATAATAGTTGCTATAATCATTAATACTGCTGCTACTATATATGCAGAATTGTAATTTCCTGTAGAATCAAAAATAGCTGCTGCTGTCATAGGTCCTATAATTCCTCCAATTCCCCAGCCTGTATAAATTAATCCATAGTTAATTCCAAAATTCTTTACTCCATATCTATCTGTAGCTGCAGCAGGAAATATTGCAAATCCTGCACCGTAACATAATCCTGCTATGGCTACTCCTATTGATAAAAGTACTATATTAGAATATCTAGGGAACATAAACATATTTATTCCTTGGAAAATAAATATCAATTTCATAAGATTTATTCTATCCATTTTATCTGATAAAGTACCACCTAATACTCTGCCAAGTGTATTAAATATGGCAAGTAAAATAACTAATATAAATCCCCCCTGCCAATTTACCTGAATTTTCGCAATATTGGATATATGGCCTATGATCATTAGTCCTGCTGAAGATGAAAATGCTAGCATTAACCAAAGTTTATAAAAGTCTGCGGTCCTGATCATTTCTTGCCATGTACAATCCTTTGATGATTTTATCTCTTTTTTATCCTTAGAATTAATATTTTTATGTATAAAGTCTTCCGGTGGATTTTCTAAAAATTGTGCTAAAAGTACTGATAAAATTAAAGCACCTACTCCTATATATATAAAAGTTTTAGATAAACCAACAGTTTTTATTAAATAATTTGCTAATGGTGAATAGAATGCTGATGATAAACCTATTCCAGCTACTACTATTCCTGTGACCATTCCTTTTTTTTCATACGGAAACCATTTTACAACCGGTGGTGCAGTAGAAGCATTTATAGTACCTATCCCTGCTCCCGCTATTATCCCCATAGTTAAAATCATTATATTAGGTTCTGTAAATATTCCTGAAAAAATAAG contains:
- a CDS encoding DeoR/GlpR family DNA-binding transcription regulator; amino-acid sequence: MYQEERMNKILEYLKINKRIKVDEICKMCNVSRDTARRDLVNLEKEGAILRTHGGAILPNTRGKVKNYEDRLLAYPAEKKLIAKLATSLIKSTDKLIMDSSTTVQIFAEMLEVDNLSIITNSINLAHTLSKKTNIDIHLLGGILDCEYKFLYGPSTIDMLSNYFADKACIGALGISEKGITVAHAEDASVMKKMIEQSNETIVLVDHSKFGNNGFFKVCDLCDIDLIVTDKLPNKDLTKIFEENNIDIMAVNEKG
- a CDS encoding Cof-type HAD-IIB family hydrolase, producing MKLIALDLDGTLLNNKSIISNENRDAIRYAQNKGVEITISTGRPHFDVCSICEKANISTHIIGNNGASIHFKDKKKLYSIDIDKNDVKEILHWLTDKNFYYEVSTNKAIYTPFNGKNMLKIEADKVISSNPRSVNIEEIYESCEKQFIQSGFVFVDNYEEILSKDDDFYNILAFSFDEKKRKAGMDYFKTSDKFSVFSSGDHNFEIVNKNTSKGASLERLASNLSISLEETMAFGDNYNDISMFEKVKYSVAMGNADENIKSICKLVADTNHNNGVAKMIYKFIG
- a CDS encoding OFA family MFS transporter, coding for MNKKSYRVLWVATSTNFIAGLIYIWSVISKSLINDLNWTSKQASLPYTVITVSFVIAMVVFGKVQDLKGPKLTVTLGGILMGVGLIFSGIFTEPNIMILTMGIIAGAGIGTINASTAPPVVKWFPYEKKGMVTGIVVAGIGLSSAFYSPLANYLIKTVGLSKTFIYIGVGALILSVLLAQFLENPPEDFIHKNINSKDKKEIKSSKDCTWQEMIRTADFYKLWLMLAFSSSAGLMIIGHISNIAKIQVNWQGGFILVILLAIFNTLGRVLGGTLSDKMDRINLMKLIFIFQGINMFMFPRYSNIVLLSIGVAIAGLCYGAGFAIFPAAATDRYGVKNFGINYGLIYTGWGIGGIIGPMTAAAIFDSTGNYNSAYIVAAVLMIIATIIGLTFRHERSKIEDVALNNNNN